The DNA region TTGGGATCGTCCCGTAGCAGAGCCCGATAGCGTTCGATAACCTCAGAACGGCTCCCTTCGGTGCCCTGAAGCTTGAGTTGGGATTCTGCGAGAAACGCCTGAGCGGCGGCGATCAACGGATGGTCGGGGTTCTCCTTGGCAAACGCCAGGAAGGTCAGGCGCGCATCCAGCACATCGCCTTTTGAGAAGGCCGCGGCGCCGTGATCGAACTGCTCCCAGTCTTTACTGAGGGTTAGGCGTTCGAAACGAGGACCACCGTCCGGGAGTTGTGCGTGTAGGAGTTCCGAAGGTTCCGGGAGGGATTCAGGAATAGTCCGAACCTCGACGTCCCGACCAGCCCCTAGGGTTGAGTCCGCAATAGTCAGCAGGCAACCAAGCCCGACAAGGAGCGCACCCACCGCCAGCAATGTAGAGACCTGCGACTTTTGCACGGAAGTCAAAAGTCAGCAAGTCCCGTGCCCTCGCCCGGCAAGAAACTCAGTGGAAACAACGCGTGATTTGAAAGGGAAATTGGCCCACCTGACGCAGGCCGTCAGAAATCCCGACAGACAGGGCCTGCCGGGCGGTCAAGAAAATGACAGCCGTCAGCAGACTGGAAGGCTCAGTGCTGGACCGGGTACCCATGGCTCTTCGGGTCAAAGCCTTTGCGCTTGAGCTTTTCAACCAATGTGGTCCTGTTCAACTGCAGCAGTTGTGCCGCCCGGCTGGTGATGCCGTTGGCTTTTCGAAGGGCCTCTCCGATCAATCGATTCTCGTAGTGCTCCAGTTCCTTCGTCAAATTGATGCCGTCCTCGGAGAATCGAATAAACTGCTCTTGCGGTTCTGCTGCCTTGGACGCTGCGACCTTGAGCGTTCGCTCCGGCAGATCGCTCATCGTGATCCAGCCCTTCTTCTTCAAGACAACCAGCCGCTCGATCATATTCTCCAGTTCGCGGATGTTGCCGGGCCACTCATACTCCCCCATCCTCGCCAATGCATCAGGTTCCACCCCTGCAATGTCCGTGTGGCGCAGGTGATTGAACTGGCCGATGAAATGGTTGACCAACAGAGGGATGTCGCTCCGCCGATCCCGAAGCGGCGGAATATGGATGGGAATGACGTGCAGACGGTAAAACAGGTCCTGCCGGAATCGCTTCTCCTGAACGGCCTGTTCCAAATCCTGATTCGTAGCCGCGATGATCCGAACATCCACGTTGATCGTGCGCGTCCCTCCGACTCGCTCAAAGCACCGTTCCTGCAGCACCCGGAGGAGCTTTACCTGAAGCGGCAAACTCATTTCACCGACTTCGTCCAAGAATATCGTGCCTCCGTGAGCGAGTTCGAAACGTCCCAGGCGCGTGTGGGCCGCTCCCGTGAAGGCGCCTTTTTCGTGCCCGAATAGCTCCGATTCCAGCAAATTTTCTGGAATCGCGCCGCAATTGACTGGAACCAGTGGCCTGTCCCGCCGCATGCTATTGAAATGGAGCATACGCGCGATGAGTTCTTTCCCCGTCCCGCTTTCCCCTTGAATCAATACCGTGCTATCGCTATCTGCGACCTTTTCAACAAAATCCAGTACCCTCCGCATCGGAGCGCTCGTGCCGACCAAGTGCTCGAGTCGATACTGATCGCGAACCGCTTTGCGAAGGAGATGATTTTCCTGCTTGAGCCTGTGCACATCCAGGGCCTTCTTCACGATCACGGCAACGGTTTCCGGTTCGAACGGTTTGGTGACGAAATCAAACGCCCCGGCCTTCATCGCGCGCACGGCGTAGTCGACCGTCCCAAACCCCGTCATGACGATTGAAATGACTTTGGAATCAACCTTTGAAATTCGATCGATCACTTCGAGCCCATCGATGCCGGGCATCTGCAGGTCAGTCAACACGACGTGAACCGGTTGGTCCTTCACAGCTTCCACACCGGCCAGACCATCGGATACAACCGTCACTTGATACCCTTCGGCGGCGAGCGTTTCATTCAACACCTCGCGAACAGCGGGGTCATCATCGATCACGAGGATATGCGACTGGCTCATGGCTTGGCCTCCCGTCATAGTCCGCACAGGGCTCCCCGCCGGCTTTTACCAGCGAGCGGCTCGAAAGCTCCGTTGTCAGCGACGTACAAGTTGGCTTCAGCTTATGGGGAATTTCAATTGAATTCAAGGACGAGATGGCCCTACTCCTCGCTTTGGGGCCGAGTTCGCCTTAACGACCTTGACAGGCCGGCTTGGGAGATGTACGGTTTCCCGTTCGTTTTGGTAGTTACCCCGCTGATCAGACTGGTCGGTAGTCTCAGAGGGCTGGCGTAGCTCAATGGCAGAGCAGCGGTTTTGTAAACCGCCGGTTGGAGGTTCAATTCCTCTCGCCAGCTCCACACCTTCCGCTTCCCCTCATCGTACTAAACGGCTTCCCCTCGGGCAGTGCACCGCCCGGTATAGGCAATCCAAGTCCAGACGATCCCCCCGTTGGAGGTACCCAGTTTAGGGACTAGTCTCGCTCCTACCCCTCAGATACTCTGGGCACCTTCACGGGTAGCAAATGGAGTGCCGTCATGGAAGCTCGCTACAGCCAACGGGTCTCGGTTGAATGCGGGGTCGTATTTGCCGGTGACCATACGATTGGTGAAGGACGCACGCTCGATCTCTCCCTGCCTGGCTGCCTGCTCCAAAGTGCCACTCCCCTCATCGCCGGAGACTATGTCCAACTGCGGTTGTTTCTCCCCGATTTCGAAACTCCACTACATGTTCCTCTTGCGGCGGTGCGATGGGTGGATGGATCCCGAGTCGGAGTCGAGTTTATCCGGACATCACAAGAGGAACAACGACGGCTCAAGCAGTTCGTGCAGCAACGAATGCGGCGAAACGCAACAGCGACGTGGACGGAAGGTCTTGCGGTCATTGATGGCATGCAGTCCTGACCACGTTTCTCAACACGACCACCCTGAGGCCCATCGCATGGCACAACACTTTAAGATTCGGACGTACCATCGGGAACCGATTTGTGTGCCTGGCTACTATTTGTCAGGAGACTTCCTCGGAAAGGCGACGGTCTGGAACATCTCGACAGGAGGGTGGCACCTGCAAGGCGACCATCAGGTTAGAGTGGGGATGGAATTGTCGCTGCGTATTGAGTTGGCTCCCCATACCCGAGCGATTGAAGTCGAACAAGCAAGGGTTCAGTGGGTACGGGGGCTGGATTTCGGCGTTCGTATTGAAAAGATCGGTGCGCTCGCGGCGAAGCGATTGGGACAACTCGTTGGTACCAGCCGCCAAGAGTCTTACGCGGTCAGGCGCTAGGCTTCCTTCAGATCCTCCTCATCAGCCATCTCCGCGATCTCAGACTCAGTGCGCCCTTTCATCATAGAGGGATGAAGTCCGTATTTCTTGAGCATCTTGTAAAAATCAGCCCGGTACCGGCCGGCAAATTGGGCCGCGCGCGAAATATTCCCACCGGTCAACTGCAGGACATTCCTGAGATAGGACCGTTCGAACTCCTCCTTGGCCTCTGTCAGTGGCTTCAGGGCGACATCGGGTGCAGTCCCGACATTGGGCAGAAGTTCGGGGGTAACCATATCCTGCCGCGACATGACCACAGCTTTTTCAATGGCATTTTCCAATTCACGGACATTCCCCGGCCAGGGATACACCGTTAACCGATGCATGGCCGCGGGAGTGAACCCACGGACATCCTTCTTGGACAGTTTCGCGCTCTGCTTCAGGAAGTGCTGAGCGAGTAAGGGGATGTCTTCTTTACGTTCCCGCAAGGGGGGAATGGCGAGGGGAACCACGGAAATGCGGTAGTAGAGGTCATGGCGAAACGTACCCGCCTTAACGGCCTCACCAAGGTCCTTGTTCGTCGCCGCGATGATCCGCACGTCGACCTTTGTCGCATGCTCCGCCCCGACCTCGCGAACCTCCCGCTCTTGGACCGCACGCAGCAATTTGACCTGCATGGCCAAGGGCATTTCACCGATCTCATCGAGAAAAAGCGTGCCCCCGCTGGCACTCTGAAAAAAGCCACGCTTGGCCGCCATGGCACTGGTAAAGGCCCCGCGAACATGGCCGAACAGTTCACTCTCAAACAGCGTTTCTGGAATGGCAGCACAATTGATCGCGACAAACGGCCCTTTAGATCGCCGGCTGTTCGTATGGATCACCCGCGCAAGAACCTCTTTCCCCGTCCCGGTCTCGCCGACCAAGAGGATCGTCGCGTCCGAGTCGGCCACCTGCGCCACCTGCTGAAACAGCCGCTGCATCGCCGGACTGCGCGCAATCACATTCTCCAGTCCATACAGTTCCTTGACCAGAGACTTGAGACGCTGGATCTCACGGGACATCCGTTGCTGAGACAGCGCTTTATCGAGCGTGGCCTTCAGTTCCTTGTCATCGAAGGGTTTGGTCAGATAGCCGAACGCGCCCCGCTGCATCGCTTCGACCGCATTAGGAATGCTGCCGTGCGCCGTGAGAATGATGACCGGAAGCCCCGGCTGTGTTCGCAGCAAATCTTCGGTCAAGTCGAGCCCGTCTTCCCCGCGAAGCCGCAGGTCCGTGACCGCGATATCAAACGTCTCTTGCCGCGCCGCCGCAAGGGCATCCTGCCCGGTGGTACAGGGGGTCACGGCAAACCCCATCGCGGACAGCCGCATCTTCAGAAGATGCAACAACCCTTCGTCATCATCCACCATGAGAACGCGTTCTTGCTCCATATAGGTTCCTAGGGTTTTAATTGTTCCATCGGTTGAACAGGCAACACCGCGGCCGGCGGTTTGATCGGCCGAATCTTTTCCCGCATTTCTTGATCGATTCGCTTCAGGGCTTCGAGCTGGCTCGTGAGTTCTTCGATCTTCCGGTCCCGATCACCGATCTGGCGCTGCAAACTTTGCACCGTGAGCGGCTCCGCCGCGGGTCGCACGCTTTCACGCCTGGAACTCAGCGACTCAACCCGCTTTTCCTGCTCCTGCAATTCCCGTTGCAGCGTTTCCACCGATTGGGCTTCCAGCTCTTGCATGGCCCTCAGCTGCTGAATAACAAGTTCGCGATCGAGCAAATCCCTCACCGCGCGCTCGGTCGCTTGAGACAACATGCTATGAGCTTTGGCCGAAGCAGGGCCCGTGAGGACGGAGCGTACCCAGGACTGGTTCTCGGAGATCTCACCGGATTGCAGCAATTGAAGCCACAGACGACTCGACGCCGCCAACTGACTTTTGGGGGCTACAGCGATCACTTTTTCGAAATAACGGGTAGCCGTTTCCCGGTTTTCGTACAAGGCCGCCAACGCGCGCGTGAAGAATACATGATCGCACGTGTTTTTACTAGCACATTTGGAGGCTAACGTTTCTTCCCGCTTCGTCAACGTCTGCAATGCCTTCGTTTCTGCAGGATCAGCAAGGAAGTACGGTGTCTGAGCGGCAGGCGGAGCAATGGTGCTGCATCCCTGACAACTCAGCAGGACCGCGAGTGCATATCCCGAGTAGCGGAACATCATCCCACCAATGCGCCCGGTTTCGTCAGTCGCAAGATAAGCCGCACCGTTGTGCCCTTGCCCGTTTCACTTTCGACCCAAATTCTTCCACCATGCGCTTCCACCACGCGCTTGGCAAGCGCCAGTCCCAACCCGCTGCCGGCGGTCGCGTGCCGGGCCTTGGTCCGGCCCTGGTAGAACCGATCGAACACATGGGGAACCTCCTCGGCAGGAATTCCCGGACCCGCATCCGTCACCGACACGAAGAGCAAGCCCTCTTCCGATCCAGCGGTCATATTGAGTTTGACAACCCCGCCCTCCGGGCTGAATTTGAGCGCATTGGAAAGCAAATTGTCGAGCACTTGCTCAATGCGTGCCGTATCGGCCTTGACCCAGTGACGCTCGCGGGGAGCCTCGACGACCAATTGTACATGTTTTGCATCGGCGAGGAGACGAATCTTATTCACCGACACCTCCGCAATCTTGCGAAGGTCCGTCGGCACAAAGCGATACTCCAGCATCCCCGCTTCCATTTTGGACAGATCGAGAATGGTCGAGATCAGCGACATCAACCGCCGACTGCTGTCCGACATGATGCGCAACGTCGTCCGTTGGTCCTGCGTGAGCGGACCAGGAATCTCATCTAACAACAGGTGGGTCCCCTCCTGAATCGATGCCATCGGAGTCCGCAATTCATGCGACACGTGAGCCAAGAACTCGCTCTTGATGTCGTCCAGTTGCTGGAGTTTCTTCCCCATCCAATGCACCGTCTCGCTGAGTTCCCGCAGTTCCCGAGGAGCACGCATGTCCAGGGCCGCCTGGAAGTTCCCCTGCCCGATCTCCTGGATGGTCGCCTGAAGCCGTCTCAGGGGCCGGAGAATGTTATAGCTGGCGACCGCCGCCAACCCGAGACCGAACAGCAACGCCACCAGCACCAGTTGTTCGGTCACCGCCTCGGCCTGGACGGAACTGGCTCGGGACTGGTTCACCCCAATCGTGATCTGCGCCTCGTGCAGCCCAATGTAACTTTGCAGCGCGGAGGCCATCCGATCGGCCAGGGCGCTCCGACGCCCCTCATACCCTGCCGCCGACTCCTGTGGGGACGCGGCCGGACCGGCCAATTGCGAATGGAACAGGGCCAAATGCTCCTGTTGCACCCGTTCGACCTCCTTCAACAGCTGAATGCCCTGCTCGGCCGACTCCCTCGTCTGTAGCATCTGCAGCGCATGCTGGAATTCTTTCGTTTCCTCGTCGAAACTTTCGAGAAACGTCGCAGCCGGCACGGCGAGATATTTCTTTTGACTCTGCACTTGCGTGTAAAACGAAGCCAGAAGATGCTTGGCGGACTCGATTTCCGGATGATGCCGTGACACGACCTCCGAGCTGAGATCCGCGAGATTTCTGATTTGCAGCAGGGCGTAGACATTCACGGCGGCCATGACACCGATGATCACGAGATAGGTCAGAACCAACCGCCAGAAGATGGAAAGCCGCACGCCGCCCCCTTACCGGAGATGTGCAGTGGAAGACGCCTACACCTGTAGGTCCAGCCATACACCAGAACTGCAAGGGGCTCAACTTTTTCCGATGTTTCGACCGGGAGTGAAGGGAAATCCCGACGAGCCTCACCGGGGACGCTCGTCGAACTGCGCTTGGTAGAGCCGCTGACGGCGGGAAGTCGAGGTCAGTGCCAGGAACAGATGCCCGCGGAACAGCAACATGGCAACCGTCAGCGGCGGGGTCAGGAGAAACGCCATCACACCGGTCACTTCGGCCGCGATCCCGAGATCGGTCAACCAGGCGGTCAAGATGGTGAACGGCAAGATCAGCAGATGCATGAAATCCAAACCGGCGCCCCGCCCCAACCGACTGGAGAGCTTGAAAAACAACGAGAGCCCCAAAGGGGCCAACACGAGGGCCAGCGGCAAGAACCATTCGATCCAGTTGTCCAAGACGAAGTCGTAACTCCGTTTAAGGACATCCAGCGGCGAATCATGCCTCGTGAGGTAAATTACCTCGGGGGCGGCATTGAGGAGAATGAACAGGAGGAGGAAACAGGCGGCCACCAGAAACTGGCTGTCCGGATTTGCCTGGAGGCTGGTGTCGAGTAAAAGCGTGGGAAGCCACAACACAAAGCCCACGCTGATCACATCCCAAAAGTAATGGCCCATGCTGTCCATAACGTCGCGCGGGGTCATCGACCGCATGCCGCGGACGGATTGCTCCACGAGGCTGAGCGTGGCCCCGATCAACAAGGCGTTCACCGCGCCCAGGATGAATCCGCCGGCCATGCCGAGAGGCCGAGCGAGCATCCCCGCAAGCACCATCAAGACCCCGAACACCACCACCGCGACGATCGTCACCCACCCGCGGACGAGTGAGCGCACCGTCGCGCGAAAGGCATCGCGATACAGGCGCAGCGTCAAGGTCACCAGAGTCAATTCGCGCTCCCTGCCAGGAATAGCTCGGTCGGAGACACGACGGTGGACGGGCGTCTTCCAACCGGACGAAGCCGGGACAATAGTCTGGAAATCCCGAAGAGGTCAAGTCAGGCGTGGAGCAGAAAATGGCCGGAGCCGTCCCAACCCATCACGCTATTGACTTGTTCGGCCAGGTGATTATCCTTTGTGCAACAAGGCATTGAACCATCCAGGAGTCACCGATGGACATGAATCGCATGACCGTCAAGCTTCAAGAGGCCCTGCAAAGCGCCTCGTCCAACGCTATGCGCCGAGGCCACCAGGGCATCGACGCCGAGCATGTCCTATTGTCGCTCTTGGAACAGGAACGCGGCGTGACAACCGCCCTCCTGGAACAGGCCGGTGTATCTCCCGGCGCGGTCAAGCAAGCCGCGGAACAGGCCCTGTCGAAAATTCCCCAAGTCCAAGGCCCCGGCGCCGCCCCGGGGCAAATTCATCTCACCCCGCGCTTGGCCCAGATCCTCACCAAGGCCGAGGACAGCATGAAGGAGCTGCGGGATGAGTTCATCAGCGTGGAGCACGTCCTCCTTGCCATGGTCGAAGAGGGGGGGATATTCCGGCGCCTCAACCTCACCAAAGACAAGTTGTTGGGGGCACTACAACAGGTGCGAGGCAACCAACGGGTCACAAGCCAGGATCCCGAAAGCACCTACCAGTCCCTTGAGAAATACGGTCGCGACCTCACCCGCTTGGCCGGGCAAGGCAAGCTCGATCCTGTCATCGGGCGGGACGACGAAATCCGGCGCACGATTCAGATCCTCTCCCGGCGCACCAAAAATAACCCGGTCCTCATCGGTGAGCCCGGAGTCGGGAAAACCGCCATCGTGGAAGGCCTCGCCCAGCGTATCGTGAAGGGCGACGTCCCGGATGGACTGAAACAGAAGCGGCTCATCGTCCTCGATATGGGCGCGCTCGTTGCTGGGGCCAAGTTCCGGGGCGAGTTCGAAGAGCGGCTCAAGGCGGTGCTCAAGGAGATCCAGGCCTCGCAGGGACAGGTCTTGCTGTTCATCGACGAAATCCACACCGTAGTCGGAGCCGGCGCCGCGGAAGGCTCGATGGATGCGGCGAACCTGCTCAAGCCGATGTTGGCACGCGGCGAACTCCACCTGATCGGCGCCACCACCTTGGACGAATATCGCAAACACATCGAAAAGGATGCCGCGCTGGAGCGCCGCTTCCAAACCGTTCTGGTGGATCAGCCCAGCGTCGAAAACACCATCTCGATTTTGCGCGGTCTCAAAGAGCGCTATGAAGTCCATCACGGGGTGCGGATCAAGGACGCGGCGCTCGTCGCGGCGGCCAAACTCTCGAACCGCTACATCGGCGATCGCTTCCTGCCGGACAAGGCCATCGACCTGGTGGACGAAGCGGCCGCTCGTCTCCGCACCGAAATCGACAGCCTGCCCGGCGAACTCGATGAAGTCTCCAGGAAGGTCCTCCAACTCGAGATCGAACGCGAGGCCCTCAAAAAAGAAACGGACCAGGGCAGCAAGACCCGGCTTCAGGCCATTGAAAAAGAACTGACCGAGCGCAATCGGGATCTCCAAGCCTTAAAAACACGTTGGGAGTCCGAAAAGGCGTCCGTCGCCAAATTGCGAAAGACCCGGCAACAGATCGAAGAAGTGAAACTGACGATTGAACGGGCTGAGCGGGCCTACGACCTGAACAAGGTCGCGGAGCTCCGGTACGGCGAGTTACCCCGGCTGGAGCGCGAATTGGAACTCGAACAGCAACACCTCGGGAAGAAACAAGGTGAGAGCCGTCTCCTGAAGGAAGAAGTGGACAAAGAAGACATCGCCGAGGTCGTCAGTCGGTGGACCGGCATCCCCGTCACGCGCCTGGTGGAAGGCGAGCTTGAAAAGCTGTTGAAGCTGGACGAGCTGCTTCACAAACGCGTCGTCGGTCAGGAGGAAGCCGTATCCGCCGTCGCCGACGCCGTGGTGCGGGCCCGTTCCGGCATCAAAGATCCCAACCGCCCGATCGGTTCGTTCCTGTTCCTCGGTCCGACCGGGGTGGGCAAGACCGAACTCGCACGGGCGCTTTCTGCCACACTGTTCGACGACGAAGCCAACCTGATTCGGATCGATATGTCCGAATACATGGAAAAGCACACCGTCGCCCGCTTGATCGGCGCGCCTCCAGGCTACGTTGGCTACGAGGAAGGCGGCCAGTTGACGGAAGCCGTCCGACGACATCCCTTCTCGGTCATCCTGTTCGATGAAATCGAGAAGGCACACCACGATGTTTTCAATATCCTGCTGCAGGTCTTGGATGACGGTCGGTTGACGGACTCTCAAGGTCGCACGGTGGATTTTAAGAACACCGTGTTGATCATGACCTCCAACATCGGCAGCCATCATATCTTGGATGCACAACAGGCGGGCGCGTCCTACGAGACGATGCGCGCGCAGGTCACGGGCGAGTTGCGGAAGCACTTCCGCCCCGAGTTCTTAAACCGTGTCGATGAGATCGTGGTGTTCCACGCGTTGACGGGTGATCACTTGAGCCGCATCGTGGAGATTCAGCTGGAACGGCTGCACGCCCGGCTGGCCGAGCGTCGCATCACCCTGAACATCACGCCGGCAGCATTGAGGAACCTCGGCGAGCGCGGCTATGACCCGATCTACGGGGCACGCCCCCTGAAGCGCCTCATTCAGCAGGACATCGAAACACCGATGGCGAGACAATTGATCAAGGGAGAGCTGCGGGACGGCGATACGGCCACGGTGGATCTCAAGGACGGCCACATCGTGATTGTGCCGACCGTGGCGCCCTCCAACGGGTAAATCGGACGGAGAGAGGTCGATCGCGCCCCGGGCGTGACCGAACGAGGGGCTAGCCCAGGGACGCGGGGCCGCCCTGTGCGTCGGTATCTTTTCCGGTGAAGCGCTTCTTGTCGATCCGGCACTCGGTGGGCGACACGTCCATCTTATGCCCCTTCATCGTATAGAAACTCCCCTGTCGCAGCGCAACGCAATCGCTCGCGCGCAATTCCATCTGGAACACGACCGCCCCCGATTCACCGTGCTTGAGCGTGACCGATGTCGGTGTCTTTGCCAATTCGTACGTCCGCCGTTCATTGAACATCAGCGTGCTGTCGACGACCTTCGCCGTCATGCGGCCGACCTCGTCGAAGAGGGCAAAGTTCACCAGCAAGGCCCGCGAAGGCTGCT from Nitrospiraceae bacterium includes:
- a CDS encoding PilZ domain-containing protein, coding for MAQHFKIRTYHREPICVPGYYLSGDFLGKATVWNISTGGWHLQGDHQVRVGMELSLRIELAPHTRAIEVEQARVQWVRGLDFGVRIEKIGALAAKRLGQLVGTSRQESYAVRR
- a CDS encoding PilZ domain-containing protein translates to MEARYSQRVSVECGVVFAGDHTIGEGRTLDLSLPGCLLQSATPLIAGDYVQLRLFLPDFETPLHVPLAAVRWVDGSRVGVEFIRTSQEEQRRLKQFVQQRMRRNATATWTEGLAVIDGMQS
- a CDS encoding sigma-54-dependent Fis family transcriptional regulator yields the protein MEQERVLMVDDDEGLLHLLKMRLSAMGFAVTPCTTGQDALAAARQETFDIAVTDLRLRGEDGLDLTEDLLRTQPGLPVIILTAHGSIPNAVEAMQRGAFGYLTKPFDDKELKATLDKALSQQRMSREIQRLKSLVKELYGLENVIARSPAMQRLFQQVAQVADSDATILLVGETGTGKEVLARVIHTNSRRSKGPFVAINCAAIPETLFESELFGHVRGAFTSAMAAKRGFFQSASGGTLFLDEIGEMPLAMQVKLLRAVQEREVREVGAEHATKVDVRIIAATNKDLGEAVKAGTFRHDLYYRISVVPLAIPPLRERKEDIPLLAQHFLKQSAKLSKKDVRGFTPAAMHRLTVYPWPGNVRELENAIEKAVVMSRQDMVTPELLPNVGTAPDVALKPLTEAKEEFERSYLRNVLQLTGGNISRAAQFAGRYRADFYKMLKKYGLHPSMMKGRTESEIAEMADEEDLKEA
- a CDS encoding HAMP domain-containing histidine kinase encodes the protein MRLSIFWRLVLTYLVIIGVMAAVNVYALLQIRNLADLSSEVVSRHHPEIESAKHLLASFYTQVQSQKKYLAVPAATFLESFDEETKEFQHALQMLQTRESAEQGIQLLKEVERVQQEHLALFHSQLAGPAASPQESAAGYEGRRSALADRMASALQSYIGLHEAQITIGVNQSRASSVQAEAVTEQLVLVALLFGLGLAAVASYNILRPLRRLQATIQEIGQGNFQAALDMRAPRELRELSETVHWMGKKLQQLDDIKSEFLAHVSHELRTPMASIQEGTHLLLDEIPGPLTQDQRTTLRIMSDSSRRLMSLISTILDLSKMEAGMLEYRFVPTDLRKIAEVSVNKIRLLADAKHVQLVVEAPRERHWVKADTARIEQVLDNLLSNALKFSPEGGVVKLNMTAGSEEGLLFVSVTDAGPGIPAEEVPHVFDRFYQGRTKARHATAGSGLGLALAKRVVEAHGGRIWVESETGKGTTVRLILRLTKPGALVG
- the clpB gene encoding ATP-dependent chaperone ClpB, giving the protein MDMNRMTVKLQEALQSASSNAMRRGHQGIDAEHVLLSLLEQERGVTTALLEQAGVSPGAVKQAAEQALSKIPQVQGPGAAPGQIHLTPRLAQILTKAEDSMKELRDEFISVEHVLLAMVEEGGIFRRLNLTKDKLLGALQQVRGNQRVTSQDPESTYQSLEKYGRDLTRLAGQGKLDPVIGRDDEIRRTIQILSRRTKNNPVLIGEPGVGKTAIVEGLAQRIVKGDVPDGLKQKRLIVLDMGALVAGAKFRGEFEERLKAVLKEIQASQGQVLLFIDEIHTVVGAGAAEGSMDAANLLKPMLARGELHLIGATTLDEYRKHIEKDAALERRFQTVLVDQPSVENTISILRGLKERYEVHHGVRIKDAALVAAAKLSNRYIGDRFLPDKAIDLVDEAAARLRTEIDSLPGELDEVSRKVLQLEIEREALKKETDQGSKTRLQAIEKELTERNRDLQALKTRWESEKASVAKLRKTRQQIEEVKLTIERAERAYDLNKVAELRYGELPRLERELELEQQHLGKKQGESRLLKEEVDKEDIAEVVSRWTGIPVTRLVEGELEKLLKLDELLHKRVVGQEEAVSAVADAVVRARSGIKDPNRPIGSFLFLGPTGVGKTELARALSATLFDDEANLIRIDMSEYMEKHTVARLIGAPPGYVGYEEGGQLTEAVRRHPFSVILFDEIEKAHHDVFNILLQVLDDGRLTDSQGRTVDFKNTVLIMTSNIGSHHILDAQQAGASYETMRAQVTGELRKHFRPEFLNRVDEIVVFHALTGDHLSRIVEIQLERLHARLAERRITLNITPAALRNLGERGYDPIYGARPLKRLIQQDIETPMARQLIKGELRDGDTATVDLKDGHIVIVPTVAPSNG
- a CDS encoding sigma-54-dependent Fis family transcriptional regulator, encoding MSQSHILVIDDDPAVREVLNETLAAEGYQVTVVSDGLAGVEAVKDQPVHVVLTDLQMPGIDGLEVIDRISKVDSKVISIVMTGFGTVDYAVRAMKAGAFDFVTKPFEPETVAVIVKKALDVHRLKQENHLLRKAVRDQYRLEHLVGTSAPMRRVLDFVEKVADSDSTVLIQGESGTGKELIARMLHFNSMRRDRPLVPVNCGAIPENLLESELFGHEKGAFTGAAHTRLGRFELAHGGTIFLDEVGEMSLPLQVKLLRVLQERCFERVGGTRTINVDVRIIAATNQDLEQAVQEKRFRQDLFYRLHVIPIHIPPLRDRRSDIPLLVNHFIGQFNHLRHTDIAGVEPDALARMGEYEWPGNIRELENMIERLVVLKKKGWITMSDLPERTLKVAASKAAEPQEQFIRFSEDGINLTKELEHYENRLIGEALRKANGITSRAAQLLQLNRTTLVEKLKRKGFDPKSHGYPVQH